In Cryptomeria japonica chromosome 10, Sugi_1.0, whole genome shotgun sequence, a genomic segment contains:
- the LOC131078952 gene encoding probable methyltransferase TCM_000168 → MEKVFSMTAGDGDRSYAQNSSFWQKSVLLGTKSILEESIRSWKTLFECDKLLIADLGCSSGPNTLLVTQLITTEIRNKYADRGIAVPEFQIFFNDLPSTDFNSLFRLLSAASPVETSCFVAGVPGSFHNRLFPLNSLHFVHSCYSLHWLSRVPPEVEDRNSKCWNKGRIFISEQGPDAGVLNAYFAQFQKDFNGFLRARAMEVVKGGRMFVVVNGRLSSGRRRLGTAAVYWNWLGSAIQDLVSQKFIEEEKLDSFNMPYYAASLDELIGEVHKEGSFTMVGHEVIVGQRNIEKNDDIEKGKYISKQMRAISENLISYHFGEEMVDVIFNRYAEILATNMREIEEEILKESTKIALILERNGST, encoded by the exons ATGGAGAAGGTCTTTTCTATGACTGCCGGCGATGGAGATCGCAGCTATGCTCAAAATTCCAGTTTTTGGCAG AAGAGCGTATTATTGGGCACAAAATCGATCCTGGAAGAAAGCATTAGGTCATGGAAAACCCTATTTGAATGCGATAAACTGTTAATTGCAGACCTAGGTTGTTCATCCGGGCCAAATACACTCCTTGTCACTCAATTAATCACTACAGAAATCAGAAACAAATATGCAGACAGGGGAATTGCTGTTCCAGAGTTTCAGATCTTCTTTAACGACCTTCCTTCCACGGATTTCAATTCGCTTTTCAGACTTTTATCAGCTGCATCACCTGTGGAAACATCATGTTTTGTGGCGGGAGTGCCCGGTTCCTTTCATAATCGCCTTTTTCCACTCAACAGTCTCCATTTTGTTCATTCCTGCTACAGCCTTCATTGGCTGTCTAGG GTACCGCCAGAGGTAGAAGACAGGAATAGCAAGTGCTGGAACAAAGGGAGAATATTCATCTCAGAGCAGGGGCCTGACGCAGGGGTTTTGAATGCCTACTTTGCACAATTTCAGAAGGATTTCAATGGGTTTCTGCGAGCACGGGCAATGGAGGTTGTGAAGGGAGGACGGATGTTTGTGGTTGTTAATGGCCGTTTAAGTTCAGGCAGGAGGCGCCTCGGTACCGCCGCCGTCTACTGGAACTGGTTGGGATCTGCCATCCAGGATTTGGTCTCACAG AAATTTATAGAAGAGGAAAAATTAGATTCATTCAACATGCCATATTATGCTGCATCTTTGGATGAATTGATAGGTGAAGTGCATAAAGAAGGCTCCTTCACCATGGTGGGACATGAGGTCATTGTTGGTCAACGTAATATAGAGAAAAATGATGATATTGAAAAAGGAAAGTATATTTCTAAACAAATGAGAGCAATTTCAGAgaatttgatttcatatcattttggAGAAGAAATGGTGGATGTTATATTCAATAGATATGCAGAAATCCTTGCAACCAACATgagagaaatagaagaagaaattcTAAAAGAGTCAACTAAGATTGCTTTAATATTAGAACGAAATGGCTCTACTTAA